A window from Pangasianodon hypophthalmus isolate fPanHyp1 chromosome 16, fPanHyp1.pri, whole genome shotgun sequence encodes these proteins:
- the atp6ap1a gene encoding ATPase H+ transporting accessory protein 1a: MAAVRMPAVRAAVVMLVAVLLGVFAVGKCTEQVPLLLWTSNGFSLPPRSDPAAGHTVSASELQSCLSSAFSSAPHNVLLFFQDKLSVDDFTKYAGVFGNKQGSAFPNLETTLQSSSSLLLPSVSSSASASLPTLLQDELNTAPLYMDPDTLAQLRLNASLPALLVFSLPYSSSGADMMSVKEVLSGNDEVIGQVLRIMGSQSVPYTAIYTALRPSRVIEESFPEVRSVGARSLLQYRREGSPAPYAPVEFKERGSTCILLWAKNLTVSEYRSGKWERHNLSPKTFGEGVSPKLEGSSCNATHSRLVLHYEHVLNYRSFKLVFVMRQRHYKVSARRWFTMDQVQLEYDGKTASFNASRGIYAPAEFSYRCHSVSSFRYPQLTPRSAKDNANDWRISFDDFQIQGFNVTGREFSYASDCAGFFTPGIWMGLLTSALMVLLLTYGLHMIMQLHTMDRFDDPKGPAISVPQTE, encoded by the exons ATGGCGGCTGTGAGGATGCCCGCTGTCCGCGCCGCTGTGGTGATGCTAGTGGCGGTTCTGCTCGGTGTTTTCGCGGTTGGAAAATGTACAGAACAGGttcctctgctgctgtggacCAGTAATGG GTTTTCGTTGCCGCCCCGGAGCGACCCGGCTGCAGGTCACACCGTATCAGCGAGCGAGCTCCAGTCCTGCCTGAGCTCAGCGTTCAGCTCCGCACCTCACAACGTCCTGCTCTTCTTCCAGGACAAG ttgAGTGTTGATGACTTCACCAAGTACGCCGGCGTGTTTGGCAACAAACAGGGCAGCGCCTTTCCCAATCTAGAG aCGACGCTGCAGTCCTCCTCGTCTCTGCTCCTGCCGTCGGTGTCGTCCTCGGCCAGCGCCTCTCTCCCCACGCTGCTGCAGGACGAGCTGAACACGGCGCCGCTCTACATGGACCCGGACACGCTGGCCCAGCTCCGCCTCAATGCCTCTCTCCCCGCTCTGCTCGTCTTCAGCCTTCCCTACAGCTCCTCTGG ggctGATATGATGTCTGTTAAAGAGGTCCTCAGTGGTAATG ACGAGGTGATTGGTCAGGTGCTGAGAATTATGGGAAGTCAGTCTGTCCCTTACACAGCCATCTACACCGCTCTCCGTCCCTCACGG GTGATAGAGGAGTCGTTTCCGGAGGTGCGTTCTGTCGGAGCACGCTCTCTGCTGCAGTACCGGCGTGAGGGTTCTCCCGCTCCGTACGCACCCGTGGAGTTTAAAGAACGCGGTTCTACCTGCATCCTGCTGTGGGCCAAGAACCTGACCGTGAGTGAGTATCGCTCGGGGAAGTGGGAGAGACACAACCTCAGCCCTAAGACCTTCGGCGAGGGCGTTTCTCCTAAACTAGAAGGATCGTCCTGTAACGCCACACACTCCAG GCTCGTCCTCCACTACGAACACGTATTAAACTACCGCTCTTTCAAACTCGT CTTTGTGATGAGGCAGAGGCACTATAAGGTTTCAGCACGCCGCTGGTTCACCATGGATCAGGTCCAGCTCGAGTACGACGGCAAAACGGCTTCGTTTAACGCCAGCCGCGGAATCTACGCCCCGGCCGAGTTCTCGTACCGCTGTCACTCCGTCAGCAGCTTCCGCTACCCACAGCTCACTCCTCGCTCGGCCAAGGACAACGCCAACGACTGGAGGATCTCCTTCGACGACTTCCAG ATCCAGGGCTTTAACGTGACGGGGAGAGAGTTCTCCTACGCCAGCGACTGCGCCGGGTTCTTCACCCCGGGGATCTGGATGGGTCTGCTCACCTCCGCTCTCATGGTTCTGCTCCTCACCTACGGCCTGCACATGATCATGCAGCTGCACACCATGGACCGCTTCGACGACCCCAAAGGCCCCGCCATCTCCGTCCCACAGACCGAGtaa
- the tnnc1a gene encoding troponin C type 1a (slow) codes for MNDIYKAAVEQLTDEQKNEFRAAFDIFVQDAEDGCISTKELGKVMRMLGQNPTPEELHEMIDEVDEDGSGTVDFEEFLVMMVRCMRDDSKGKTEEELAELFRMFDRNEDGYIDLEELKMMLEETGESITEDDIDELMKDGDKNSDGRIDYDEFMDFMKGVE; via the exons ATGAACGACATCTACAAAGCAGCG gTGGAGCAGCTCACAGACGAGCAGAAAAATG AATTCCGCGCCGCCTTCGACATCTTCGTGCAGGACGCAGAGGACGGCTGCATCAGCACCAAGGAGCTCGGGAAAGTGATGAGGATGCTGGGACAAAACCCCACACCTGAGGAGCTGCACGAGATGATCGACGAAGTGGACGAGGacg GCAGCGGGACGGTGGATTTCGAGGAGTTCctggtgatgatggtgagatGTATGAGAGACGACAGTAAAGGGAAGACTGAGGAGGAACTGGCTGAACTCTTCCGCATGTTCGACAG gaatgAGGATGGTTATATTGACCTGGAGGAGCTGAAGATGATGCTGGAGGAGACGGGAGAGAGCATCACTGAGGACGACATCGATGAGCTGATGAAGGACGGAGACAAGAACAGCGACGGGAGAATCGACTACGAcg AGTTTATGGACTTCATGAAGGGGGTGGAATAG